In the genome of Crassostrea angulata isolate pt1a10 chromosome 6, ASM2561291v2, whole genome shotgun sequence, the window GAGCACAAAATCTACAAATGCGACGCAAGCGTGCAGTTTGATTATATCGATTTTGTCCAGTTGCTAGTCTATGTGCAGACAATCTATATGCAGACAATCTATATTTTGTCAGATAGTgaacaatataatatatgatatacattttGCAAGATAATCTTCTTTAttaaacatatgcatagtataagaaatgcattacatttttgtCTTCATACATTGAATAACACACTCTTCTGACACTGACATGTTGGATTTGTCTGTGGTAGGAACCCCTCAGTGCGCCCCAAGAGGTGGAAGTGCGAGGAGTGTGAGGAAGAGGACGCCTCCTATCAGATGAAGCCATGCGACTGTCGCCTCTGTGAGGACTGCATCCCCAAGAAACTCAAGAAGTGTCCAAATTGTAAAAAAGCTGTCACCAGCAAAGCACAATTCCTGTAATGATTCTATCCCTACACCCAAAAATATTGGACATTAatatcatgtattttaaatattttttttctttttgagtattgaacaatttttttttcatgtgaagTCACCTTATAAGTTtgatatgtgttttgttttgtctcCCTCCAGAAAATAAATATCAGCAGAATTTTGAGACAAACATTTTAATCCTCAATGTGAAACATACACATTGTATTAGAATTTGCTTTGATTAACAGTTTAAGGAAAAATCAAATTCTTGAATAGCATTGCAATATGTTGTGACAATTAATCGACAATGGATTACAATTCCTACTCTTCTAACATTTGGTTTTTAaagcaaataatttttatagtttttattataaatattttgaagtgTAGTTGTGGAGACATCAAACTAtcttttttatatcttaaatgaaaaaaaaattgctgttggtatattaaatgtattgtacattttttgtttttataatgattttcaaTATAACATTCTTGACTTGTTAGATTGAAGTTGTTAATAtgataggtaaaaaaaaaccccaataaaatatattaaacataattGTAATTTGAAATTCCTCAGGGTCAAGTGTCAGCCTTATCTGATAGCCCTATATCAATTTGTTTCGGTTCAATTAACTGGTAACGGTTTGTCGGGTAGAATTACCGGTTCGTTAAACATCGTAATATCGTTAAGAAAGTGTCATTTCTAAATGACACAGTAAATTTTGTTCAGTTTAGTCTATTTACAGCTTGACATATATACCTTAAAGAAATTTGGTTGCGTTtgcagaaaaaacaaaacaaaattgctTTAACTAATGATTTAACAAGAAGACATTACTTATCTCTCTAAACATGAAATGAAGttttctataatttttaaaccagtttttaTGATACATTTCGCATGCATAAAagagagatagagaaaaaaGAAACCAGCTATATAAATTCTGTTAATTATTAATGtatgaattatttcaatttttgccTGTTTATCTtgagtttatatttttataaagatttactcaaaAACATAGGAAGCCAAAAGTAGAGTTTATAGATAAGACAGGGTAGCGCTCTAACGCCAATGTTGTTCTAAGAATTAGACGTCAGCGTCCAGAGAATTCGTCAGCCACGCGATCCAGGCATCACAAACTAGTGACACGGGGTTTGTTTTAACAGTAATTAACACGACAATTAGAACCCCTAGCGCTTACTCGACGTCGCTACACCCCAGTTAATTACCGACACGGGTCACTTGGTTGTCGTCAAGCATTCTGATTGGTCAACGGGGCTGATTTGCATAGGTTACATTAGGTGACGAGAAGTGATTGGGGGTCATTTATAATTTTGTCTATTAGGAAGTAACAGTATCAGCAATTAAGAAGAGAATCATGACTTCACGGGCAATGAAGAAAACTGGTTTGAGCGAAAAAATGAAGAAAGCGTCTGAAAATCCAACTCCAATTAAAAAGGTAAATATCACAAAGATTTCGTAAAAACGACATCTATATTAAAAGTATCTAACTTCTGATGGGGAAACCAACTGccatcaaaaatgaaaaagttgTTTATCAATTATAAAAGAAACATAGCATTTATCTGACCTATTCTAACCAGAAGTAAATTTTAGGAATTATTCCATTCTGAAGTTAATTCCGAAAATGTACACATGAATATAAAACCATTAATACGTAcgatattgatattttaaaaaaaagtcttatCAAGTGGACGaataataaatttcaataaatttattgtttttcattgtttCTTTCAGATAAACAACAAACCCCAGACTGAGAGGAAGAGAAGGGAGAGAATCAACAAATGTCTAGGACAGCTCAAGTGTTTGGTGTTCAGAGCTACAGGCAAAGATGTAAGTCAAGAAACAAgcttaatttctttaatttttaaaagcaaaaatttTATGGGGAATTAAATAAACGTATTATTTTCATAGTAGTAAGTAGACTGCATCACATATATAAActgttatatataatttcaggAGAAAAAGTACCCACGGCTTGAGAAGGCAGACATACTGGAGATGGCTGTCAATCATCTGTACACCATGAACGCCAAAGACAGCAAGCAAGGTAAGCTTAATTTAggtcttttacaatttttaaaattacgcctttttaccttattttgtttttacaagtcatatcaattgattatttaatttttactatCAAATATTATCCCCTAGAAAATAAGtacaattttaatgatataatttttttattgacaggTACGGAGGAAGCAGACGACAGGTACCGCGAGGGCTACAGTCACTGTATCGGCGAGGTTCTACAGTGTCTCCGATTCGAGCGAGGAATTGATGTCGTCACCAAAACTAACCTCATCAATCACCTGACAGTGTCCCTCTCTCATCTTGCCTCCACCAATCAACAGACGGGTTACATCAACCAGGCGTTCGAAGTTAGTGTGCACGATGACAGTTCCTCCCCTTCCGTATCAGGAAAGCCCCTGCATCCCAACAATGTCCCAAGCAGCGAAGGTGTCCAGGAAGTGCCAGTTTCCGTACAGCCGAAGTGTGCCGAGGCTCCCTACCAAGACCACAACATCTACATGGACTTCTACACCGCACCGCTTGACGTCCGCCGTGCTGAACTCAACCCCGCCTACACCGAGCGCATGCCGTGTGACTACCAGCCGCCATGTTCTCCGTTCCACTCCGACTTCGGTGTTCCTCTCCACACATCCACTCCCATGGCGAAGAAGAGACTCCGTGTTATCCCCGACTTCCCCGCCTTGGAGGACATCAACCTTAGTGACTGTGTGGCGACTTCCTCTTCCTCCGACAGCGGAAGTTCAGCCGGACCATGGCGTCCATGGTAACCGTTTGGACTAGTGCTTTATCCAGATAATAGTGCAAACAATCGATGCCAAACATAGTGTTCTGAGTGATGTTAAACAAAGTTATGTGATGTGAATAGTACTATTTTGTTATGATTTTGTTGTTTCTTATCGTTCATAGATTtatccttttatgaataaatagtTGCTATTTCAATGATACaagttcaatttatttattgttattatgtgcacgtattttttaaagtttaactgtttgtattttataatatacagAGTAAAAAGGTCAGGGAATAAACGTAAACAGGAATGTAGAGTAAGAGGGCATGTCCTTTGCAAACGAAGCGGTGAACTaaataatctttaatttttagCTCTTCCTTGTATAGTCTATAATTTAAAGATTTGATTAATACGTAATGAGATTCGCAGTAATAtctaattaaaaatgtaaacttttGTAGTTAAGGTAGATCTCGTAGTAgagaacattaaaaaatatatatgtaaatcgCTTACTACAACTCAGACGTCAGTCCCTTCGTTTCGCATTTTCGATGAATTTAGTATTATTTCTctaatttgtaaatattctgATTGTGTTAATGTAGCTACTGAGAAATAATTCTTAATCCAATCAAATTGAATCACGATTATACCAGGTTTACTTAACCTGTCTCCGTCATCAAAGTACGCATTCCTCGAAGTTTTAAAAGTGCACTCAAACGCATTGTTTAGCAGCGTTTTACTTCCTTGagttacaaattaattttattccAAAACCTAAAAAATTAACTTGAAAATTCTTATTGCTGACTATGCGTGAATTACGAATTATTACATCATAGAGAGCACAGACTGCGTGTAGTTACGTCAGATTTCTATCCTCTGACATGTGAACAAACCACGATAAGCGTTTTGAAATCTTCTAGCTAGgtgaaataaacattttttgttaggatttctttttttattatttgaattgtgcattacatatatatagaaaaattggCCGTTTCTTCTATGCGAAGTGCTGGCATAGATAATTGTATCGATAGTTAAATGCAACGTACTGATTGAGTATATCGATGACTAAATGCATCGCACTGACAATATCGATGACTACATCTATCATACACAAATGTTTACCAGAAAAAACTGTTACTATTAGGCCAAATGATAAACCCTGGATGGATTCACTTTTACGCAAAACTATACGTATCAGAAATAGGTTGAGATAAAAAGCTCAGAAATCCTGCAAAGATTCAGATTGGTATTTGTTTCGGAAATTTAGAAATAAGGTCAACAACATGAAAAAATATGCCATTTCAAATTGTTATGATAATATTGATTCCTATTTGAGTGATGCAagtaaaaacaatcaaaagcTCTATTGGAAGTTAATGAAAGATGTTTTTCACACCAAATCTACAACTGAAATACCACCTATGCATTACACAGACAATAATGGCACTGATAAGTTTGCATTCTCAGATAACGATAAGATTGAACTTTTAAATACATACTTTAGTTCAATTTCTAATTTAGATAATAACAATAAGGACTTACCTATTTTGCAACACAAGTGTACAGACAATTTTTCAAACCTTGTCATTCAAGAACACGAAGTTTATGACATTTTGTCAGTAATACCTGTTAATAAAGCAGTAGGCCCAGACAGTATAAGTCACAAAATGCTCAAATCCTGCaaagaaactatttcaaaacCTTTGTGTCTTCTATTCAACAAATCACTAACATCTAAGACTTTTCCTGACTGCTGGAAATTGGCACATGTAATTCCTTTATTTAAGAAAGATGATCCATCTATCACATCAAACTACAGACCTGTGTCATTGCTGAGTTGTATTAGTAAAATTTTTGAGAGAATCTTGTTTAAACATCTATACAATTTTTTACACGCCAAtaacttattttataaataccaGGCTGGTTTTTTGCCTGGACATTCAACTGTTTACCAACTTTTAGAAACATATCATTCTATTGTGAAAAGTATTGATGATGGTAATTACTGCTGTATGATCTTTTGTGATCTTTCAAAAGCTTTCGATAGGGTCTGGCATAAGGGTCTAATTCATAAACTTAAATCGTATGGAGTCTCTGGGCCAATTCTTGAATGGTTTATTAGCTATTTAAGTAATAGAACACAGAAGgttatgtataaaaacaaactCTCTTCCAGCCAATTCATAAATGCAGGTGTTCCCTAGGGCTCTTTTCTTGGCCCATTATTGTTTTTACTCTATGTAAATGATGTGGCTGAAAACATGAGATCAATATGTAGACTTTATGCTGATGATAGTTCATTACAACAGTGTTCAAACAATATTTCTGTCATAGAAGATAATCTTAATTATGATCTTCATGTACTGAAGGAATGGTCAAAGCAATGGCTTCTAGAATTTAATccacaaaaaacaaaagttgtattctttagttttaaaaatgttgaaaaatttccTATTTTGTTGTTTGATGATTGTACCTTGGAATATGTTTCACAACACAAGCATCTAGGAGTATTGTTATCTTCAAATTTAAGTTGGTCTAATCACATAGACATCATTGTTAAAAAAGCTTACAAAAAACTTGGTCTACttaaaaaactgtattttatagtatagaggtggtatatataaaagattgaaaaaacttcgtgacgagcccctgtgctGTATCTATGTATCATTTATAAGACCACAACTAGAGTATGCTGTTGAAGTTTAGTCTGGATGTACCCAATTTGATATGGATAAGCTTGAAAAGGTTCAACTTTATGCAGCAAGAATAGTTTCAGGTCTTTCAGTCATAGCCTCAAGAAATTCTCTATATTTGGAAACAGGATGGGAACCATTAATAACGAGACGAGACCGCCTTAAATTATCTACTATGTTCAAAATTCATAACAATCTTGTTCCTTCTTATCTAAAAGACATAACTCCTGAAATTAGAAATGTCACTTCCAACTATAATACTAGAAACTCCTCAAACTATTCTTTGCCTAGATGTAGATTAGAAGCTTTTAATAAGTCATTTTTTCCTGACACTATTCGTAAGTGGAATAGTCTGAATAATAATACCAAGGAAGCTACTtcgttaaatatttttaagaaatcacTACAGAGCAATTATACAAAACCTCctaagtatttttcttttggtaaaaGATTCTTGAATATCATTCATACGAAATTAAGGCATAATTGTGTTCTCAATTGTGATCTTTATCGGTGTAACATAATAGCCAACCCAATGTGTTCATGTGGAAGTTTAGAAGATGCACATCACTTGTTCTTCGTTTGtgaaaaatattcatcattaagacaatcatttatgtataatcttttatcactgaactttttgaatataattGATGTACATTTGTTACTTTGGGGTGACAACATTTTTATCTTatgatgaaaacataaaaatatttaaagaagttcatacatttatacaaaagtGTGGTAGATTTATctaagtttttaaattatttgcataACTTTCTTATCCATCCTAATTCTAATTCTAGATTTGAAactaatgatttatttgtatttcattacaTGTTCTATAACTGTTATTAATGTTAACTGGCATTGTATGGCACtgtaatatattatgtacaaGGAGAGGACATTCTAAGTTTTTGGAACTTGTGTCCAATCCTTTTGGCattagtcaataaaatatgttcaacacAACACATCGATGACTAAATGCATCGCACTGACAATATCGATAACTAAATGCATCGTACTGACTGACAATATCGATAACTAAATGCATCGTACTGACTGACAATATCGATAAATAAGTGTATCGTACTGACTGACAATATCGATAAATAAATGTATCGTACTGACTGACAATATCGATAGCtgaggaggctggatggtcatcaaataaaataaatagggaCTGCCTCAAACTccttaatataattttttttggccatAAACTATATTTAGTGAAGGAAAAATCCATTTATTTAAGGGGGttcgatggtcgtggccattttgaGACTGtatttatcttatttaaaagaagagccatgtatgaaatataggaaatacccaaatttaaaaGGCTAAATATAAGGAGGTTTGCtttattaaaacataatttataaCCATGCAAATCAAAATTGAAGGCAGATCTGATGTttagtttgttgaccatccagcttCATTCagaacattttcctatatcttaTACAGAGATCCCCCTATAAACGAAGTAAATACCGCTTAAAATGGCCTAGCAGGTCTGTATCTCCCGATCTGAAAAAATTccgaactcacgacctctagaacctatacgcttctggcagtgGGCGTCCActgttctaaccactcgaccatctagacatataacaaaatacaagtaaattttgatcatttttcaagtaattatcaaattaaaaatttttattggaactctttattactaggagttacaaaaaagattctcgaggaacgtgtcgtctgaccttaaaataTTGAGTAACCATTGCCATTCATCCAGCTAAGTAAAAGGTTAAGGCGTTTCAAAAAGTTCAAGAAATACTTTGTTGGTTATTCCTCTCTTCCAAAAAATGATACAAGGTGGAGATAACATCTCTAGTCCGTTGTCAAATCCGATcgatattaatttcttttaaacgaAGGGAAAGGTACAAAGAAAATCGTCACTCTTGTGAATGGGTTGATTAATTGtcattaaaaatgtatgttttaagGTCTAATAGAGcgtttataaatattgaaatattacaaaacatggCAATACAGAATCCAAGAGACACTCCAAGGCTAAGTTGCTGAGTGCTCAATGATCAGTGAGCAACAGAATGACCGAGTCACACGGGACACACAAGACTTGATGGGACAGTGTTCGGGGACGTGTTGTTTATCggtgttttttgttgttgttgttgttttttttattgggggggggggggggtccatatTATCTACCAAACATTGTGTTAAGGATGGAAAacacctttttaaaaatataacttatATAACAGAATATGATAAGATTAATTTAAAAAGTCTTACACTAGAAGGTAAAAATTAATAACCttggtatttattttaattaggcacctgaatttgattttgatttaaatataaatctaaTTGTAATTTAACATACCAGCAGGGCCAAATGTCAACCTTATCTGATAGCCCTATATCAATTTGTTTCGGTTCAATTTAACTGGTAACGGTTTGTCGGGTAGAATTACCGGTTCGTTGAACATCGTAATATCGTTAAGAAAGTGTCATTTCTCAATGACACAGTAAATTTTGTTCAGTTTAGTCTATTTACAAATTGGCATCTATACCTTCGAGTCATTAAATTACATTAAGTAAAGCGGAAATTCTAGTGAGGATCAATTTaggatatttcattttttttttaaccaaaaaaaaaaaacaaaaccaaaacacccccccccccctcaaaaaaaaaaaccaaaaaaaacaaacaatcaaaCTACACATCTAAAAATGTGTCCTggtataaatgaattttattgttgagtttatttaaagtTATGAGGCAAATACTAATCaatctaataataataattatattaacatgAAAAGGAATCGTAGAAACGAAAATTATAGAAACCATTCTTtagacaaaacattttaatacttaataTAAATCAATTGTTGATAGAAAATTTACTCATAAACATAGGAAGCCAAAAGTAGAGTTTAAAGATAAGACAGGGTAGCGCTCTAACGCCAATGTTGTTCTAAGAATTAGACGTCGGCGTCCAGAGAATTGTTCAGCCACGCGATCAAGACATCGTTATTGAAGAAACATGGACCATTGACACGGGGTTTGCTTTCACGGTAATTAACACGACAATTAGTACCCATGGCGCATCGTGGACATCGGCACACCCCAGTTAATTACCGACACGGGTCACTTGGTCTGCTTCGAGCATTCTGATTGGTCAACGGGGCTGATTTGCATAGGTTACATTAGGTGACGAAGAGTGATTGGAGGTCATTTATAATTTTGTCTATTAGGAAGTAACAGTATCAACAATTAAGAAGAGAATCACGACTTCACGGGCAATGAAGAAAACTGGTATGAGcgaaaaaatgaagaaagagTCTGAAGTTCACACTCCACTTAGAAAGGTATTTCGttaatatgaatttaataaaaGATGTATCGATCACTCAAAGAAAAATGAATACAAATGCAGTTGTTTTTATTTGGTATAAAATCTTATAagttgtttatcaatttaagtTAAAGGTAACAActtttattgatattcaaattaATTGGGTAAAGCTGTTTatcaattgaaaaagaaaactagCATGTTAATAATGATACTAGTCATAAGTAAATATTACAAACTATTATTGATACCATTTCGAAATTATTTTCGAAAACATCTACAGTGATATTATTAATACACgttgatttattattattttcaaatacatttgtaatctataatttaattgttttttttttcttttcagataaACAACAAACCCCAGACTGAGAGGAAGAGAAGGGAGAGAATCAACAAATGTCTAGGACAGCTCAAGTGTTTGGTGTTCAGAGCTACAGGCAAAGATGTAAGTCAGAAAACAAGCTTAACTTCTCCCCTTTTTAAACTTCAGGGTGAATTAAAACAAAGATCATTAATTGCGATATTTACATTTCCAAAATTAGGCTGCATCACATATATAAACTGTGTTATTTGTAATTTCAGGAGAAAAAGTATCCCCGGCTTGAGAAGGCGGACATACTGGAGATGGCTGTCAATCATCTGTACGCCATGAACGCCAAAGATAGCAAGCAAGGTAAGCTCAATTAAGGCCTCTTCAATAACACTTTTTcctaatcaaaattttattatttaatgttcaacattttaattctttattctTCTGAAAAGATGTAGCGTTTTAATGATTTCTCTTATTGATTGACAGGTACGGAGGAAGCAGACGACAGGTACCGCGAGGGCTACAGTCGCTGTATCGGCGAGGTTCTACAGTGTCTCCGATTCGAGCGAGGAATTGATGTCGTCACCAAAACCAACCTCATCAATCACCTGACAGTGTCCCTCTCTCATCTTGCCTCCACCAACCAACAGACGGGTTACATCAACCAGGCGTTCGAAGTCAGTGTGCACGATGACAGTTCCTCCCCCTCCGCATCAGGAAAGCCCCTGCATCCCAGCAATGTCCCATGCAGCGAAGGTGTTCAGGAAGTGCCAGTTTCCGTACAGCCGAAGTGTGCCGAGGCTCTCTACCAAGACCACAACATCTATATGGACTTCTACACCGCACCGCTTGACGTCCGCCGTGCTGAACTCAACCCCGCCTACACCGAGCGCATGCCGTGTGACTACCAGCCGCCTTGTTCTCCATTCCACTCCGACTTCGGTGTTCCTCTCCACACTTCCACTCCCATGGCGAAGAAGAGACTCCGTGTTATCCCCGACTTCCCCGCCTTGGAGGACATCAACCTTAGTGACTGTGTGGCGACTTCCTCTTCCTCCGACAGCGGAAGTTCAGCCGGACCATGGCGTCCATGGTAACCGTTTGGACTAGTGCTTTATCAGGATGCAGTGCAACAAATCGATGCCAATAATAAATCACCGTGTAATGCCAAACATGGATTACCATGTGATGCCAAACTTGTTAATGTGATGTGAATAGTACtattttgttattgttgtttCTCATTGGTCTATTTcatttatagaataaaatgttattgattaaaacacaaaaacttattacaatgtattatttatttcatacagaaaacacaattttatgaaagaaaatcttATTTTATCAAGTTCAACAGTGGACATACATTCTGCTTTTAGCGCCACTACTGTGTTACTAACAACCTCTAGTCCTGATGTAGCGCTCCAGACGCCACAAATATCGACCCCAGTAGCGCAGAACTGAACTGCTGCCATATTCAGTTCTTGTGTAATCCTTAAAAATAGCAGTTTCTCCTTGTAAATAGTACCGATATctgcaaataaaattaatgtaaataaaagcacGTTTTAAACAGCCAATGCGAAAAATTAAGAAGGTTTGACAGCCGTTgccattttattaaa includes:
- the LOC128189826 gene encoding transcription factor HES-2-like, which encodes MKKTGMSEKMKKESEVHTPLRKINNKPQTERKRRERINKCLGQLKCLVFRATGKDEKKYPRLEKADILEMAVNHLYAMNAKDSKQGTEEADDRYREGYSRCIGEVLQCLRFERGIDVVTKTNLINHLTVSLSHLASTNQQTGYINQAFEVSVHDDSSSPSASGKPLHPSNVPCSEGVQEVPVSVQPKCAEALYQDHNIYMDFYTAPLDVRRAELNPAYTERMPCDYQPPCSPFHSDFGVPLHTSTPMAKKRLRVIPDFPALEDINLSDCVATSSSSDSGSSAGPWRPW